The Thalassotalea psychrophila genome window below encodes:
- a CDS encoding dipeptidase, translated as MTNFAFKISALAFSLSSLLACSEPTKNETKMVLDGAQIAQKYIIIDGHIDVPYRLEEQWADVTKATDGGDFDYPRAKSGGLNAPFMSIYIPPAFELSGGSKQVADKLIDSVESIVNSAPEKFAIATSVSDVKKHFQQGLISLPMGMENGSPIEGKIENLKHFYDRGVRYITLTHSKTNHISDSSYDPLRPASGLTNFGKSLVKEMNYIGMMIDVSHISDDAFYQVMSISKAPVIASHSSARKFTPGFERNMSDDMLLKLKENGGVIQINFGSSFISQAAIEHKDAYKLKLNEFMAQNTVTPNSDEVKAFRQEYLVNTPFPFASTDDVLDHFDHVVNLIGIDHVGIGSDYDGVGDSLPTGLKDVSSYPNLIDGLLKRGYSEKDIEKILSGNVFRVWQMVEDFSNNYSN; from the coding sequence TTGACAAATTTTGCTTTTAAAATATCCGCGCTAGCTTTCAGCCTATCTAGCTTACTAGCGTGTTCCGAACCGACAAAAAATGAAACAAAAATGGTTCTGGATGGAGCACAAATCGCGCAAAAGTATATAATTATAGATGGTCATATTGACGTCCCCTACCGACTGGAAGAGCAATGGGCTGATGTTACTAAAGCCACTGATGGCGGAGATTTTGATTACCCAAGAGCAAAATCCGGCGGCTTAAACGCGCCATTTATGTCTATTTATATTCCGCCTGCTTTTGAACTTAGTGGTGGATCTAAACAAGTCGCCGACAAATTAATTGATTCGGTTGAGTCTATTGTAAACAGTGCACCTGAAAAATTTGCAATAGCTACCAGCGTAAGCGATGTAAAAAAACACTTTCAGCAAGGCTTAATATCACTGCCTATGGGTATGGAAAACGGCAGCCCAATAGAAGGTAAAATTGAAAATTTAAAACATTTCTATGACCGTGGTGTGCGCTACATAACCTTGACCCATTCAAAAACGAACCATATATCAGATTCATCATATGATCCCCTACGCCCAGCGAGCGGCCTTACTAACTTTGGAAAAAGTTTAGTAAAAGAGATGAACTACATTGGTATGATGATAGATGTATCACATATCTCTGATGATGCATTTTATCAAGTCATGAGTATATCTAAAGCTCCTGTTATTGCATCTCATTCCTCTGCGCGAAAATTCACTCCTGGTTTTGAACGAAATATGAGTGATGATATGTTGCTGAAGTTAAAAGAAAACGGTGGTGTAATTCAAATAAACTTTGGCTCTTCATTTATTTCGCAAGCGGCCATAGAGCACAAAGACGCTTATAAATTAAAGTTGAATGAGTTTATGGCGCAAAATACGGTTACACCTAACAGCGATGAAGTAAAAGCATTTAGACAAGAATACCTAGTTAACACGCCCTTTCCATTTGCTTCAACTGATGATGTTCTCGACCATTTTGACCATGTAGTTAACCTTATCGGTATTGATCATGTAGGGATTGGCTCAGATTACGACGGTGTTGGGGACAGCTTACCAACTGGTTTAAAAGATGTATCTAGCTACCCTAACCTGATAGATGGTTTATTAAAACGAGGTTACAGTGAGAAGGATATAGAAAAAATCCTTTCAGGCAATGTATTTAGGGTTTGGCAAATGGTTGAAGATTTTTCTAATAACTATAGTAATTAA
- a CDS encoding oxidative damage protection protein, whose protein sequence is MSRKVFCQHFNKEDDGLDFQFYPGDIGKNIFDNIGKEAWGLWQKKQTMLINEHKLSMMNPEDRSFLETTMVAYLFEGKEPEIEGYTPEKK, encoded by the coding sequence ATGAGCCGTAAAGTATTCTGTCAGCATTTCAATAAAGAAGATGATGGTTTAGATTTTCAATTTTACCCAGGTGATATTGGAAAAAACATTTTCGATAACATTGGTAAAGAAGCTTGGGGATTGTGGCAAAAGAAACAAACCATGCTGATTAATGAACATAAGCTATCAATGATGAATCCTGAAGATAGAAGTTTTTTAGAAACAACTATGGTTGCCTATTTATTTGAAGGTAAAGAGCCAGAGATTGAAGGTTATACTCCAGAGAAAAAATAA
- a CDS encoding hybrid sensor histidine kinase/response regulator, with amino-acid sequence MNNIQNNTEYNTQKKSKNIMQGFVVVTLFLFCIGFVAWWSLSNLFTSIDRYAKAGQLLITLDQARLHELTFTRDNSSIEAEKSRETINQSLRLVNDFHVQDLAYGDETAKLVNWIEQYQKGFESYVALNKNKTHSREMMVEQARKASLSAESIQNLQSKYINLDKDSISINRKKMKEITKNASLSYELSLSISAIKNYGKEYLLFRNQSNYEQLIVELGKLNSNILKLSSSIKNERSLSLLTRLQKAKEKYRLSLQDLLALKNEKEIFAEHPIVLNLSKKADALTQLSFDLRNNEMLVLESIQQQVSDIEELMAKRLALSEEVTGFSQTISFARQLDRDFALAPTLEVKKSYAVQVKLALNTSLLDIQKIQSMLIEDDEKQIFLSVYTNVKSYLENFNTVVAVVSELDDIASNMVKSAENAGNTLLEIRGQRFEEMAEERRVANYMMYAGILFFIAITLLIFLIRKSQLALIHLTSISSQAHTEAQKANQAKSQFLANMSHEIRTPMNAIIGMSHLALDSGLDKQQRNYITKVNYSAKSLLNIINDILDFSKIEADKIKIESIDFSLTQVLDDVANLVKIDTEEKGIELKISVENNVPQQLIGDPLRLKQILLNLSSNAIKFSEQGEVAININLSHQTEDNVELEFNIVDNGIGMSAQQLNKLFQSFSQADMSTTRRYGGTGLGLAISKRLVELMGGDVSVSSTVNHGSTFTFTLQLKKSLISETDFKRISLSKESTEKNNKAAVDKLLNANILLVEDNLLNQELAKDILQRHRINVDIANNGIEAVNMIKEKIYDGVLMDCQMPVLDGYQATKIIREQPEFSQLPIIAMTANAMVGEKEKVISVGMNDIINKPIDIPVMFETMAKWIITDNNINHLSLSTSEEVSDKPHTSLETKLASLSGIDLAAAIDMTDDVDFYFDLLNGFCDAYPSVDPKLFSIPIDWTTCYEHIHSIKGTSGNLCLTFIFNCCTEVEKSYYERNENSFIESINTLKNLLEELSVKVREIK; translated from the coding sequence ATGAATAATATTCAAAATAATACCGAATACAACACACAGAAAAAATCTAAAAACATTATGCAAGGTTTTGTAGTCGTTACCCTATTTTTATTTTGCATTGGTTTTGTTGCTTGGTGGAGTTTAAGTAATTTATTTACATCAATTGATCGTTATGCAAAAGCGGGACAACTTCTAATCACCCTCGACCAAGCTCGATTACACGAATTAACCTTTACCCGAGATAACTCCTCTATCGAAGCAGAAAAATCAAGAGAAACAATTAACCAGTCTCTACGATTAGTTAATGATTTTCATGTTCAAGACCTTGCTTATGGTGATGAAACGGCAAAACTAGTTAATTGGATAGAACAATATCAAAAAGGCTTCGAAAGTTATGTAGCCCTTAATAAGAATAAAACTCATAGCAGAGAAATGATGGTTGAACAAGCCAGAAAAGCCTCTCTAAGCGCTGAATCGATTCAGAATTTACAGTCTAAATACATAAATTTAGATAAAGATTCAATATCAATAAACCGCAAAAAAATGAAAGAAATCACTAAAAATGCATCGCTGTCTTATGAATTATCTTTATCAATTAGTGCGATTAAAAATTATGGCAAAGAATATTTACTATTTAGAAATCAAAGTAACTATGAACAGTTAATTGTCGAATTAGGAAAATTAAACAGTAATATATTAAAGTTATCTAGCAGTATTAAAAACGAAAGAAGTTTAAGTCTACTAACTCGTTTACAAAAAGCCAAAGAGAAATACCGCCTATCTTTACAAGACTTACTTGCGTTAAAAAATGAAAAAGAAATATTTGCCGAACACCCCATTGTCCTTAATTTATCTAAGAAGGCCGACGCCCTAACACAATTATCTTTTGATTTACGTAATAACGAAATGTTAGTGCTAGAAAGTATTCAACAACAAGTCAGTGATATTGAAGAGTTAATGGCGAAACGATTAGCTTTGTCTGAAGAAGTAACCGGCTTTTCACAAACAATAAGCTTTGCTCGACAACTAGATCGTGACTTTGCACTAGCCCCAACTTTGGAGGTTAAAAAGTCTTACGCTGTACAAGTAAAACTAGCATTGAACACTTCACTTTTAGATATTCAAAAAATTCAAAGTATGTTAATTGAAGACGATGAAAAACAAATATTTTTATCCGTATACACCAATGTAAAATCTTACTTAGAAAACTTTAATACAGTTGTTGCTGTTGTATCTGAATTAGATGATATTGCTTCTAATATGGTTAAATCTGCAGAAAACGCAGGTAATACTTTGCTTGAAATCAGAGGGCAGCGATTTGAAGAGATGGCAGAAGAAAGAAGAGTAGCAAATTATATGATGTACGCTGGAATTCTATTTTTTATCGCTATAACACTATTAATATTTTTAATACGTAAATCACAGCTAGCATTAATTCATTTAACATCGATTTCAAGTCAAGCGCATACCGAAGCACAAAAGGCTAATCAAGCAAAATCACAATTTCTAGCGAATATGAGTCATGAAATTAGAACACCAATGAACGCCATAATAGGTATGAGCCATTTAGCGTTAGACAGTGGGCTTGATAAGCAACAACGCAATTATATAACCAAGGTCAACTATTCAGCGAAATCTCTTTTAAATATTATCAATGACATTTTAGATTTTTCAAAAATAGAAGCAGATAAAATAAAAATAGAATCTATCGACTTTTCATTAACTCAAGTACTAGATGATGTCGCTAACCTAGTGAAAATTGATACAGAAGAAAAAGGGATCGAATTAAAGATTAGTGTTGAAAATAACGTACCTCAACAGTTAATTGGTGATCCATTACGATTAAAGCAAATATTATTAAACTTGAGCAGTAATGCCATCAAATTTAGTGAACAGGGAGAAGTTGCAATTAATATTAACTTATCTCATCAAACTGAAGATAACGTCGAACTCGAGTTTAACATTGTAGATAATGGCATTGGTATGAGTGCCCAACAATTAAACAAATTATTTCAATCGTTCTCCCAAGCTGATATGTCTACAACTCGTCGCTATGGTGGCACTGGACTGGGTCTTGCTATCTCTAAACGACTCGTCGAACTTATGGGGGGAGATGTTTCGGTGTCTAGCACCGTAAATCACGGTTCAACCTTTACGTTCACTTTACAGCTAAAGAAAAGCTTAATATCAGAGACCGATTTTAAACGAATTTCGTTATCAAAAGAGTCAACAGAAAAAAATAATAAAGCCGCGGTGGATAAACTGCTAAATGCTAATATTTTATTGGTAGAAGATAATCTACTTAACCAAGAACTTGCAAAAGATATATTACAGCGTCATCGGATAAATGTTGATATTGCCAATAATGGTATTGAGGCTGTGAACATGATCAAAGAGAAAATTTATGACGGGGTATTAATGGATTGTCAGATGCCTGTTCTGGATGGTTATCAAGCAACTAAAATTATCAGAGAACAACCAGAATTTTCACAACTTCCTATTATTGCCATGACCGCTAATGCAATGGTCGGCGAAAAAGAGAAAGTCATCTCTGTAGGAATGAATGATATTATTAATAAGCCCATTGATATACCTGTTATGTTTGAAACTATGGCAAAGTGGATTATTACAGACAACAATATTAATCATTTATCTCTCTCAACAAGTGAGGAAGTTTCAGATAAGCCCCATACATCATTAGAAACAAAACTGGCATCGTTATCTGGAATTGACTTGGCCGCAGCAATAGATATGACAGATGATGTTGATTTTTACTTCGACCTGTTGAATGGCTTTTGTGATGCTTACCCTAGTGTTGATCCTAAGTTATTTTCAATTCCCATAGATTGGACCACTTGCTACGAACATATTCATTCTATTAAAGGCACATCTGGAAATTTATGCCTTACATTTATTTTTAATTGCTGTACAGAGGTCGAAAAATCTTATTATGAAAGAAATGAAAATAGTTTCATTGAATCCATAAACACACTTAAGAATTTATTAGAGGAACTTTCCGTTAAAGTTAGAGAAATAAAATAG
- a CDS encoding flavin-containing monooxygenase gives MYDYIVVGGSQAGLAMGYQLKKLDVSFLIVDSGNEIGSAWLNRWDSLTLFTPKQYNGLPGLPYQGPNEYPTKVDVAAYLTNYVSKFKLPIQLKTTVQALHKNNQTYTLDTSMGELHCKNVVVATGPFHTPFIPDCAANIDAGITQLHSSAYKGPKQLQQGDTLVVGGGDSAVQILAEISETDRTCYSSGINSLASLPQSFLGKTLWWWLKNIGVLSLSKYSYLGKQIAKRMQPVIGTNVKKLLKKSNIKQVGRTVAATSNSITFSDTEVHSIKNIVWATGYKPDFSWLGNVKLDEQGYPENYRGVSAVQGLYFIGLPWMHTRGSATLGGVGKDSEYLHQYITNLTATPDNVPAGNFA, from the coding sequence ATGTACGATTATATTGTGGTAGGTGGTAGCCAAGCAGGGTTAGCTATGGGTTATCAATTAAAAAAACTAGATGTTAGTTTTTTAATTGTCGACAGTGGTAACGAAATTGGCAGCGCTTGGTTAAATCGTTGGGATTCTTTAACGTTATTTACGCCAAAGCAGTATAACGGTCTTCCAGGTCTTCCTTATCAAGGCCCTAATGAATATCCAACGAAAGTTGATGTTGCCGCTTATTTAACTAATTATGTATCAAAGTTTAAGCTACCTATACAGCTTAAAACGACCGTTCAAGCATTACATAAAAATAACCAAACCTATACTCTAGATACTTCTATGGGCGAGCTGCATTGTAAAAATGTAGTTGTCGCTACAGGTCCATTTCATACGCCTTTTATTCCTGATTGTGCAGCTAATATCGACGCTGGTATTACCCAATTACATAGTTCAGCCTACAAGGGCCCTAAGCAATTACAACAAGGGGACACGTTAGTTGTGGGAGGCGGAGACTCTGCTGTACAAATTTTAGCTGAAATTTCTGAGACTGATCGTACTTGCTACAGCTCTGGCATAAATAGCTTAGCGTCATTGCCACAGTCATTTTTAGGCAAAACGTTATGGTGGTGGCTTAAAAATATCGGTGTTTTATCTTTGTCGAAATACTCATATTTAGGCAAACAAATTGCTAAACGCATGCAACCAGTTATTGGCACAAATGTTAAAAAACTACTCAAAAAAAGTAATATTAAGCAAGTTGGCCGAACCGTTGCTGCTACGTCTAATTCAATCACGTTTAGTGATACAGAAGTGCACAGTATAAAAAACATTGTTTGGGCAACAGGGTACAAGCCAGATTTTTCTTGGTTAGGTAATGTAAAGCTTGATGAGCAAGGTTACCCTGAAAATTATCGCGGCGTATCTGCCGTGCAAGGATTATATTTTATCGGTTTACCTTGGATGCATACTCGAGGTTCTGCGACTCTAGGTGGAGTAGGGAAAGATTCTGAATACTTGCATCAGTACATTACTAACTTAACAGCAACTCCTGACAATGTTCCTGCTGGAAATTTTGCTTAA
- a CDS encoding YggL family protein, with amino-acid sequence MTEKVSNRSRRLRKKMRVDEFQELGFDLAWQFAEGTTDETIDEFMDKFFDEVIEPNGLGFGGEGDLIWHGLVCTQKLGKCTEENRKAVEAWLTNAGAKSVTVSELYDVWWA; translated from the coding sequence ATGACAGAGAAAGTAAGTAATCGTAGCCGTCGTTTACGTAAAAAAATGCGAGTTGATGAGTTTCAAGAGTTAGGCTTTGACTTAGCTTGGCAATTTGCTGAAGGCACTACTGATGAAACGATTGATGAATTTATGGATAAATTCTTTGACGAAGTTATTGAGCCAAACGGTTTAGGTTTTGGTGGCGAAGGTGATTTAATTTGGCATGGCTTGGTATGTACTCAAAAGCTTGGTAAGTGTACTGAAGAAAATCGCAAAGCCGTTGAAGCATGGTTAACTAATGCTGGCGCTAAATCAGTAACAGTATCTGAACTATATGATGTTTGGTGGGCCTAG
- a CDS encoding sensor histidine kinase has protein sequence MSDNESGKLISKREQRHHSLFSELPLGVIEQDWSMIKKKIDKLNAEEIENLPLYFKNNPLFLRSLVDSIKINCVNDSILKIYGANSEAEFLKAEENAEGWWDEEWENLYASEISALASTNKINYQELKESRMDGSIFDVRLITRLVSGDEDTWQRILTIVEDVTERKTYEAELIKAHQKLKDKQRQLVHSEKLASVGLLAAGVAHEINNPNGFVKSNLEALADYKNSINAVFQVYSELEQALMLHQEILNESEIGELLNNVLEIKQQQHLDYILSDIPKLLDDSINGTVRIQKIVMDLKQFSRVDDTGLKWVDLNEEVIETALRIVWSELKYKCKLNKSLAPLPKYKCRPGELGQVIMNLLLNAGHAIGVKGEVSLTSEITDMAINISVADTGLGITEDDILKIFDPFYTSKEIGKGIGLGLSISQSIVEKHGGTISVDSDVNKGTVFTVSLPLD, from the coding sequence ATGAGTGACAATGAATCAGGTAAATTAATCAGTAAAAGAGAACAACGTCACCATTCTCTGTTTTCTGAATTGCCGCTTGGAGTTATTGAGCAAGATTGGTCAATGATTAAAAAGAAAATTGATAAATTAAATGCTGAAGAAATTGAAAATTTACCTCTGTATTTTAAAAATAACCCACTTTTTTTACGCAGCCTAGTAGATTCAATCAAAATTAACTGTGTTAATGATAGTATTCTGAAAATATACGGTGCGAATTCCGAGGCTGAATTTCTTAAGGCGGAGGAAAATGCTGAAGGTTGGTGGGATGAAGAATGGGAAAATCTTTACGCATCTGAGATTTCAGCTCTCGCCAGTACTAATAAGATTAACTATCAAGAACTCAAAGAAAGTCGCATGGATGGTTCTATATTTGATGTACGTCTGATCACCCGTCTTGTCAGTGGTGATGAGGATACTTGGCAGAGAATTCTTACGATTGTTGAGGATGTAACCGAACGTAAAACCTATGAAGCCGAATTAATCAAAGCTCATCAAAAATTAAAAGACAAGCAAAGGCAACTGGTGCATTCCGAAAAATTAGCTTCTGTTGGTCTGTTAGCCGCGGGTGTGGCGCATGAAATTAATAACCCTAACGGATTTGTTAAAAGTAATTTAGAAGCATTAGCCGATTACAAAAACAGCATTAACGCCGTTTTTCAAGTGTACTCCGAATTAGAACAAGCGCTTATGCTACATCAGGAAATACTAAATGAGTCAGAGATAGGTGAATTATTAAATAATGTTTTGGAAATAAAGCAGCAACAGCATCTGGATTATATATTGTCGGATATACCCAAGTTGCTAGATGATTCTATTAATGGCACTGTCCGAATTCAAAAAATAGTGATGGATCTTAAACAATTTTCCCGGGTTGATGATACGGGACTAAAATGGGTCGATTTGAATGAAGAAGTAATAGAAACTGCACTTCGTATAGTGTGGAGCGAGTTGAAGTACAAATGTAAGTTGAACAAATCATTGGCTCCATTGCCAAAGTATAAGTGTCGTCCTGGTGAATTAGGGCAAGTTATCATGAACCTTTTGCTTAATGCTGGTCACGCGATAGGCGTTAAAGGTGAAGTGAGTTTAACAAGTGAAATAACCGATATGGCAATTAATATAAGCGTTGCGGATACAGGCTTAGGTATTACTGAAGACGATATATTGAAGATATTCGATCCATTTTATACATCTAAAGAAATTGGCAAAGGCATCGGTTTGGGATTATCTATTTCTCAAAGCATTGTTGAAAAACATGGAGGCACCATATCAGTCGATAGTGATGTAAATAAAGGCACGGTTTTCACCGTTTCTTTACCCTTAGATTAA
- the trmB gene encoding tRNA (guanosine(46)-N7)-methyltransferase TrmB encodes MSNDTPNDNQPKQQHKTIEQAEAEGKYIRKVRSFVKREGRLTKAQARALDTLWDTMGLNHSDGIIDVETLFGNNNPITLEIGFGMGKSLVAMAKAAPEQNFIGIEVHRPGVGACIAEAEAEGVTNLKVYEHDAIEILAECIPKGIVDTVQLFFPDPWHKAKHHKRRIVKPEFIESIRGALKVDGVFHMATDWENYAECMLEDMKTAPGFNNLSDTQDYVPRPDSRPLTKFENRGQNLGHGVWDLQFNKID; translated from the coding sequence ATGAGCAACGATACGCCAAACGACAACCAGCCTAAACAACAGCACAAAACCATTGAGCAAGCAGAAGCGGAAGGTAAATACATTCGTAAAGTGCGCAGTTTTGTTAAGCGTGAAGGTCGATTAACGAAAGCCCAAGCTCGTGCATTAGACACTCTGTGGGATACTATGGGCTTAAACCATAGCGACGGCATAATAGATGTTGAAACATTATTTGGTAATAATAATCCTATTACCTTGGAAATTGGCTTTGGTATGGGCAAGTCTTTAGTTGCCATGGCCAAAGCAGCACCAGAGCAAAACTTTATTGGAATTGAAGTACATCGTCCAGGTGTTGGTGCGTGTATAGCCGAAGCCGAGGCTGAAGGCGTAACAAACTTAAAAGTGTATGAGCATGATGCAATCGAAATATTAGCCGAGTGTATTCCAAAAGGCATTGTTGATACAGTGCAATTATTTTTCCCGGATCCTTGGCATAAAGCTAAGCATCATAAACGCCGCATTGTAAAACCTGAGTTTATTGAAAGCATTCGTGGTGCGTTAAAAGTTGACGGTGTATTCCATATGGCAACAGATTGGGAGAACTACGCTGAATGTATGTTAGAAGACATGAAAACGGCTCCTGGGTTTAATAACTTGTCTGACACTCAAGATTATGTGCCACGCCCTGATTCACGCCCATTAACTAAATTTGAAAATCGCGGTCAAAATTTAGGTCACGGTGTTTGGGATTTACAGTTTAATAAAATAGACTAG
- the mutY gene encoding A/G-specific adenine glycosylase: MSFSENVLTWFASQGRKHLPWQQSKTPYSVWISEVMLQQTQVATVIPFYQRFMSSFPAISDLANADEDLVLHHWTGLGYYARARNLHKAAKIIRDDYNGIFPDNIDDVIALPGIGRSTAGAILSLALNQHHPILDGNVKRVLARYHMVSGYPGQSSFDKQLWLLSEKLTPEQGVANFNQAMMDLGAMRCTRSRPSCTECPLKANCQAFFHEKQAEFPGKKPKKEKPVKQTIMVIFTNEDSVLMYKRPPTGIWGGLWSFFEIQDINQLADLTTELGFSITSQTELNGFRHTFSHFHLDIKPLKVVIGNINDNANNIIINENDQQLWYHLQRGANVGLAASSKTLLSLINESIIEQSIKEKQL; the protein is encoded by the coding sequence ATGTCTTTTAGCGAAAACGTATTAACTTGGTTTGCAAGCCAAGGCCGCAAACACTTACCTTGGCAGCAAAGTAAAACTCCTTATAGTGTTTGGATTTCAGAAGTAATGCTCCAACAAACTCAAGTGGCTACTGTTATCCCCTTTTACCAACGATTTATGAGTAGTTTTCCTGCTATTTCAGATCTAGCCAATGCTGATGAAGACTTGGTATTGCACCACTGGACAGGACTTGGTTATTACGCACGAGCTCGTAACCTACATAAAGCAGCAAAAATAATTCGTGATGATTATAATGGTATATTCCCTGATAACATTGATGACGTTATTGCCTTACCTGGAATTGGCAGAAGCACCGCTGGCGCAATATTATCTCTGGCGCTTAATCAGCACCACCCTATTCTTGATGGTAATGTTAAACGAGTATTAGCTCGCTACCATATGGTATCCGGATACCCTGGGCAAAGTTCCTTTGATAAGCAGCTGTGGCTGTTATCAGAAAAACTGACTCCGGAGCAAGGCGTTGCTAATTTTAATCAAGCAATGATGGATTTAGGCGCTATGCGCTGTACACGCAGCAGACCAAGTTGCACTGAATGCCCACTAAAAGCAAACTGCCAAGCATTTTTCCATGAAAAACAAGCTGAATTTCCGGGTAAAAAACCTAAAAAAGAAAAGCCAGTTAAGCAAACAATCATGGTGATATTTACCAATGAAGATTCGGTATTAATGTATAAACGCCCACCAACCGGTATTTGGGGTGGTTTATGGAGCTTTTTTGAAATACAAGACATCAATCAATTAGCCGATCTTACAACTGAACTAGGCTTTAGCATAACCAGCCAAACTGAACTAAATGGTTTTAGGCATACCTTTTCCCATTTTCACTTAGATATTAAGCCTCTAAAAGTGGTAATTGGGAATATTAATGACAATGCAAATAACATAATTATTAATGAAAATGATCAACAGCTTTGGTACCATCTGCAACGCGGAGCAAATGTAGGATTAGCCGCATCAAGTAAAACGTTATTATCATTAATCAATGAAAGTATTATTGAACAATCAATCAAAGAGAAGCAATTATGA
- a CDS encoding helix-turn-helix domain-containing protein has product MKNVFFMSSWVLKPVRNLLQEHQIDIKQTFDKAMFPKSAISKDDAVISWACIRRMFRIIEEEIGIVDFGFDLITKVKIHHISHYLNYIAASSATVEDALKGFIELNNDSANNAEMYYEKSPSGLWFCFSQRQYSDTQFHTFEQMFIATFIEIVRYYTASEWLPKEVGLTSDIPSLLKHDYVSKAQLYLNHSSNRILVEQDVLNKAPNATGIKRSDLPVYRDDIIGELTLVLTPYLQDFIPTLPQAALITGVSERSLQRYLHDRGLTYRKLIELLRINMAKQLLKESRYTISMIAENLHYSHYNNFSRAFRAATSMSPSQYRKQHS; this is encoded by the coding sequence ATGAAAAATGTATTTTTTATGTCCTCTTGGGTTTTAAAGCCAGTAAGAAATCTACTGCAAGAGCATCAGATAGATATTAAACAGACATTTGACAAAGCTATGTTTCCCAAATCAGCCATATCAAAAGATGATGCTGTGATCAGTTGGGCTTGTATTCGCCGAATGTTTAGAATTATTGAAGAAGAAATTGGCATTGTTGATTTTGGTTTTGACTTAATAACTAAAGTTAAAATCCATCACATTAGCCATTATCTAAACTATATTGCAGCCAGCAGTGCTACGGTTGAAGATGCGTTAAAAGGTTTTATTGAACTTAATAACGATTCAGCCAATAACGCTGAAATGTATTATGAAAAGTCTCCATCTGGTCTTTGGTTTTGTTTTAGTCAACGTCAATATTCTGATACCCAATTTCATACATTTGAACAAATGTTTATCGCAACCTTCATCGAAATTGTTCGTTATTATACTGCCAGTGAATGGCTTCCAAAAGAGGTTGGACTAACCTCAGACATTCCTAGTTTGCTTAAGCATGACTATGTTAGCAAGGCACAGTTGTATTTAAATCACAGCAGTAACCGGATACTTGTAGAACAAGATGTATTAAACAAGGCTCCTAATGCGACAGGTATAAAGCGTTCTGATTTACCTGTTTATCGCGATGATATTATTGGCGAGCTTACCCTGGTCTTAACCCCATACTTACAGGACTTTATACCTACCCTGCCACAAGCGGCATTGATCACAGGTGTAAGTGAGCGCAGCTTACAACGCTATTTACATGATAGAGGACTTACATACCGAAAATTAATTGAGTTATTACGTATAAACATGGCGAAGCAACTGCTTAAAGAAAGCCGCTATACAATTTCAATGATTGCCGAGAACTTGCATTATAGCCACTATAATAATTTTAGCCGTGCCTTTCGCGCTGCAACCTCAATGTCACCAAGCCAATATAGAAAACAGCATAGCTAA